From the Fibrobacter sp. genome, the window ACATGGGGGACTTCTTAACAGCGAGGGCGATGGCGTGTTCACGACCGCCGCTACCAACTACGAGAATGTTCATAATGACCTCTACAGATTTTCTTTAGAATATAGAAAATACAAAAGTTACGCACTGTACCTAGCCAACGGTTCGTTTACGGTAAAGCCTGAGTTCTCCAACAAAATATCCATAAACTGCGACGGTGTAACAATGAATGGTTTCACAGGAAAATCCTTGATGTTTCCCGTAACAAGATAGGAATCATCAAAATGAGATTGAGCATCCAAAGAAACCTCGTAAAAAACAATGTCTTTGGGATCACTCACCGGCTCATCAGAAGTAGCGCCAGAGAGAAACACTGAATTTTGTTCAAAGGCCGCTACAACTTTCTCAATTTTTTCTTTAGAAAAATTAAACTTTTCACGGGACAAGACCGCCTTGTACTCATCAATAATCTTTTCGTGGGCAACAGCGACAACCTCACCACTAAGAAAAGCTTCTAGCACTCTAACTGTCGCGCTTAACTTGTTCTTTGTGAGCAAAGCCGCTACAATCACATTCGTGTCTATGATTGCATAAAATTTTTTATTCAATGTTCCTCCCGCGCCGCCTTTATTTCAGCATTAATTTCATCCAACGACATGTCCTGAACGCCATTCCTTGCCGCCTCCTCACGAAGTGCATAAAAAGCCTTGCGACCAGTTTCCAAGGATATTTTTTTTGCGTCATCAAGGTTTGCACGGAAGGGCAACCCACGATCAATGACAGACTTCTTTAAAAACATGCGGATAGCCGAGGGCAAGTCCAAGCCCAACTGTTCATAAATCGCCTGAGCCTCATCCTTCAGTTCCTCATCAACCCTCACCTGAACGACTATACTTGCCATACAAACTCCATTTTTAGTTCATCCAAATACAAATATAATACAATTCACTACATATTTCCAATAATATTTCACTCCATAAAAAAAGACCGCCGCTGCGTCCGGGCGTAAGCCCTAGGCAGTAAAGCGATCTAACAAACTATGTTACGTGATGGAATTTAGAAAGAAGCTACGGGAAAAGCAAGGAACCAGATTTCCATCGATGCATTTTGCAAACAGTTGTTTGCACGAGAGCCTTGGCGATCAAGTTTACTTGAATCGACATGGCCGAGGCTTAGGTTGTTCTAGAAACAACTGTTGACACGAGTGTTGCAACGTCCATACACAGACCTTTCCAGGGAGCAGATCGAAGCGCTCAAGAAATAATTTGTACGGGTTTAAAGGGAAAGGCTTCTGTCTACTTGACAGAAGCCTTTTTTACAACAAAAAAATGCTAGCACTTATCTTTTCAATAGGACTTTCCACATACGTTTCCCAGCCATAACGATATACGTTCCAGGGCGATTCACTTTTATCCGAGCAGATCCATTTGAATAAGACTTCGAAAGCAATTTTCCATTCACATCAAATACAGTAACAAAACCATCAAATTCGTCCACAAAGATTTCATTTTTAAAAGTGTATATAGACACAACGGGAATCTTTTTCAATTGGAAATCAAGCCCATCTGTAGCTGAACTGGAATCGGGATCAACTTCGTCACTCGGACTCGATTCAGGATTTTCGCTTGAACTTGATTCCA encodes:
- a CDS encoding putative toxin-antitoxin system toxin component, PIN family, with the protein product MNKKFYAIIDTNVIVAALLTKNKLSATVRVLEAFLSGEVVAVAHEKIIDEYKAVLSREKFNFSKEKIEKVVAAFEQNSVFLSGATSDEPVSDPKDIVFYEVSLDAQSHFDDSYLVTGNIKDFPVKPFIVTPSQFMDILLENSGFTVNEPLARYSA
- a CDS encoding type II toxin-antitoxin system RelB/DinJ family antitoxin, which encodes MASIVVQVRVDEELKDEAQAIYEQLGLDLPSAIRMFLKKSVIDRGLPFRANLDDAKKISLETGRKAFYALREEAARNGVQDMSLDEINAEIKAAREEH